The Moorena producens PAL-8-15-08-1 genomic interval TCTAAAGTTGTTTCCCGCTCTAAGTTGTCCCAGTTTAATTTGTCAGCTTGACCATTGCGAAAATTAAATTGAAGGATATCAAAATCAGGGTTTTGATTGTATAAGGAATTAAGGCGAGCGTCTGATACTTTAATAGTTGACATTTTAGTTTCCTGGTTTTTGTTAATTGAATTGTTAGAATTTGGTATGTTCCCCTCTTCGGTTCCCTCTCCAGTTCCCCTCCTGGGAGGGGTTAGGGGTGGGTTAGAGGTGGGTTTGGCTTGGGTTTGATTTCGGTGCGTTACACTGTCGTTAACGCACCCTACAAGATCTGCGATCGCACTCCTACCAGGAACGAGCCACACTTATGAGCAAGGTGCGGATGAGAGCCGCATTGAGACATATTTGAACCACTGGTGGCGTAGGGTAAGGAGTGGGGTGGGAGGGATTGTTGATGGCTTTTTTTATCCATTGCCTACTTCCTTCCTTTTTGATCATATCCATGGTGACTTTCGGGGGGAGTTGTGGGATTTCGGTGCGTTACACTTGCGTTCACCCGCACCCAACTTAATCCTATTCTACTTCTTTTACTTTTATGTCAATCAATTCTTTAATTTCGACGCACCCCCTGTATGAGGCGTGAATAGGTGAATGGATATAGGTAATAATTGTAAAATGTTTCCTTCTTTATGGTGCACTGCATATTCGCCTTTAAGCAGTTTTTTAAGATGTTTTTCTGTAGTCCTCACATCCCTTTTTTCTAGGTAACTTTTTAAGGCTATTAAGTATAGATCATAATCCTTCCCGTGGTCTCCCGTCAACTCCTCTCCAATCTCCTTTTTTACGTCTAGTGTGTTGGCCGCAAACTCGTCAAAATCCGGTACGTCATTTTTAAATGGTATCCCTCTGTTGTATAAATACCCATACTGGCTCAACTGCTTCTGTTGAGCGTCAGAAAAGTGGGTTTTATACCAGATAGAATTTCCCGGCTTTCCGCTCCACCATCCTCCGTTTCTGGGGACATGCGGCTTTCTCTTAGTTTTTTTCACACTACTTACCGTACTAAAAAATTGGTAGGATGTAAACTGCAATTTTGGCATGTATTGGTAATATAATATAGGGGTATGAATACTACCAGTGCTAGTTGTTATTTTTGGCTTGTTTCCAGAAATAAATCTGCTGATCATTTCTCCTTTTTCATCTAAGTATATGATCGGATTACCCCCCACAAACTCAAACAAATTAAACCCATCCACCGTCCCCGCCGGATCAGGCTTCAACCACCGCCCCAACCAAGGCGCATAATACCTCGCACCGTAATAGTAAAGCCCAGTGCTATCATCCCTTTCCTTCCCGCTATAGCGATATTCCTTCAGCTTCACTTCCTGCTGATTCTTACCCGCAATAAACGCCGTTCCCCCATAGGGAAAATACTCCTCATAACTGATAATTTGACCATCATCATCCACTTCCAAAGCAACAGAACCCAGATGATTATCCATTTGATAACGCAGCTTTCTTGTCCCCACTAGCTCCCCACTTCCCCTCCTGGGTAGGTTCCCCTCCTGGGAGGGGTTAGGGGTGGGTTCCTCCCAATAATGGAAAATCGCCACACAGGTTTCATCATCCATCACTCTCAGGGTTTGCCGTTCTAGGATCGTTGTTTCATTTTGTTGCAAGCGTTTGACTTCATAATTACCCAAATAGATTTTTGATTCTTTCTGAATCACTGCACCACCATTTACCAAGCGCTCCGACACCTTGCGAGTTCGCATTTCCCCACTATCGTAGGTATAATAATCGCTATCATCCGGTTGATTGGAACGTTCGATAATTCTAGCTCTAACTAAATTTTCACAGCAATTAAAAGTCAACTTAATCGTACTATTACCATTCAACTGTTGCTGATTTCCGGAACGGTCATAAGTAATAGGTAGCGACTCACTAAACCCATTCTTACTGCTAACAGATTTCAACCGATTGGAATCCGGCATAATTTCCTGAGTGCGCGTCCAGGAATTGGTTGCTGCTGTATGAGTCGTTTTAATTAAATTTCCCCCATCATCATAGGTGTAACTTTCCTGATAGTGTTCCAAGGCATTACTATCACTAAGCGGGACAAACTTACTCTGCTTAAAGTCCCCATCTTGGTCATTATTGTGATGAGTCCTGGCATTAATCCCCGGATGCTGTCTGCCATTGGCCTCAATCAGACGGTATAGGGCATCATAGGTATAGTCAGACAGGGGTTCTACCTTTTGATTGTTGTAGAAAACCGTTGCATAAGTATTATCCTTGAGACGAGTAATATTCCCCACGGGGTCATAGGTATAGGCGATATCCTGAATCACAGACTTGCGTTCTTTACCGTTGCGATCGCGATTCGACCTGGTACTAGACAGCTTAATTAAACGCCAGGTTGTCTCCTCGTAGCTATAAGTTGTGTTCACCCCATTGCCATAGGAGACAGCAAGCCTTTGACCTTTAGCATCGTATTCAATGTCATTGATAATGGGCTGTAACGTGTCATCTGGTAATGTTACTGTAATCTTTTCTAACAACCCCAACCGATTGTAACTATTGGTCTTGACAGAACCATCAGGGGTAGTTTCGGCGATTAACTGTTGAATCCCATTAAAAGCAAACTTATTGGTATAAATTTCCTCTTCCAACTCCACAGTATCATCCCAGTTAACATAATCTTGATAATTTTTAGTTAACTGTCGAGTTGTTTCTAGACTATTTCCTTGGAGGTTGTATGTGCTATTCGTAATTACCCCAGATTGGTCGCGCAGTTGATAGAGTTGTCCCCGCAAATTATAATCTGCTGCATTGGGTTGGCTTTCCCCATAAATGAATGTTTCGACTACATTATCAGTAGCAACAGTTCCATCATTCTTGATACCTTTAGTTCTAATTTTGACCTTTCGTTGCAACTCATCATAATAAATTACCTGGTCGAAATTCCTGGGACTGCGATTCCATAAATGGTTACCCATAGCATTATCTAAACTGAGGTTAACTCCCCCATCGGTACTGTCAGTAACCAAAGGATTTACTGGTTCTTCTTCACTACCTACTCTCAGCCCATAACGATATCGGAAATTATAATAAGCTGTCCCCTGAGTAAGATTAGAAGCATAGAGTCGAGGATCGATAGATTCAAGTAACCGTCCTTGTATATCATAGTTATAGTAAGACGTTAAGCCATTATCAATTTCCAGAAAAGCCCGACCCAAACTATCCATCACCCTAATTACAGGAGTATCATAAAACTCTGCAGCTTTATCCAAAGCATCTTTTTCATTGCGTTGCGCTTCTGTGGGTTGATCTGGATAATTTTCCAGGAAACTCTTATAGAAACTAGAATCTTTTACCGTATCATTGACATCATAATTCTTTTCTTCCCAAGGCGTAAATTCAACCTTACTGAAAAATCCCTTAGCAGTCTCCGTGCGAATAACTCGTTCTAGGGGGTCATAATAAAGAGTATCCGATACCCCAAACTGATTGAGAATTTCGTTGTTTACATACTCATAGGTATTGAGATAATAAGGCTCATATTGCTTAACGGGATTACCTTTATTGTTATAAACTGTGCGACCAGACGTTAACCAGCGCTCCTCCGACTCCCCTCTTGGGAGGGGTAGGGGGTGGGTTTTTCCCCGACTGGGAGAGGCTTGAGTCATAGTCCCCCTTTTTAAGGGGGATTTAGGGGGATCTAAATCCGGTACCTGGGGAATAGATTGACTGAACTGAAACGCCAGTCCACCCTCCACCTTCACCTTACTTTGTAAGTCTCTACCAAACCCATCACTATAGGCAATGCTGGTTAGGATTCGACCGTTATTACCATAGTCTTCCGTAGTTAAACTCACAGCATGAACCGGAACATTCCTATCCTTCCAAGCAAACAAATCATAATAGAAATAACTAGCAGCACCCTGTAAATAATCCTGGGGATTCGCCATCAATTCTTCTAAGTTAGGCAACTCCTTAATTTGATAGTCTTCCAGTGGTCCAAAACCCTGAGACTCCCCATTTTCAGTGCCATAAAACGAAGTAACCGTTACCATCCCCATGGGGTCAAACAGCACTTCAGAAATATTTTGGTTAATATCCCGGATGCGCTGGACTTGTAAAGTCTGATAATCGACATTCTCCACCACCATCTCATTACTTAAAGCATCCGTCACCTTTACGGTCAGCAAATTATAAGCGTCATAGTCGTAAGTAGTAGCATTCCCAAAGGGGTCGATTGTCGCTTTCGGTAAAAAGAATTTGTCTGCACTATTATAAGTTTGGGTTAATCCTGGATTCCACCAATAATTCTCCTTAAGCTGATATCCCCCTTCCCTAGAAAGTAAATCCTCCAATTGTTCTTGGGTTAAGGCGCTGGTAAATGCCTCTTGAACCTGTTCCCTATAAAATTCAGCAACTTCAGTTTGATAGAGCAAAGCTTCCGGACTAACTTCTCCCCAGGGCAGAGATTTCTCCTGTTCCGGCGACCAATAATAATGACGTTGCCAACTCAACAACCGAGACGCATCAGACTCTAAAACCTGCTCTAAATAATCATCAACTTCAGCGAAACTAAAATATTGCTCACCAGACTTTAAAGCAAGATTAGTAATTTCATAACTATTATTTTCCAGAGGAACACCAAGTAAATTAATATCTTTTCGATTAATAAACCGATTCTCCTCACTGACAACCTTCAAACTCAATTGTTCAGGTCTTACATTCCCCTCCTGATTCCCCTCCTGCTCCCCTCCTGGGAGGGGCTGGGGGTGGGTTGGGTTAGGGGTGGGTTGTCTCCTGCCATAAGCCACCGTACAAGAACGAAGCACATTCCCATACTCATCCACCTTCAAAACAAATTGATGACTAATGCGTGGATCATCAGGATTACGCTCATAGTGATAGCTTAAGGTCTCCCTAGGCTCAACAAAATAAACCCCATATTTATTATCCCCTTTCGGTTGTAATAACTTAACGTGATAATTCGTTTCAGTCACAGCATAGGGTTTATCTTCCAAGTCAGAACCATCTAAGCCATAAACCTCTTCCCTTAGCACCATTCCTTTTAATGTCCAGTAGGCTTGACGACTGGTTTGGGCGTCCACTTCCCCATTCAAATCAGCAAAGATACTATCCGGGAATTGATAAGCTTGACTATCCCCCTGAAAATACTCCTTTTCATACTGGCGAGACAGAGAACCATAGCGCTGCCAAGCTCCCGTATGATACCAAGTTTTAGTTAATATGGGCGGCACATAAAAATCTTTCCCATCCTGC includes:
- a CDS encoding SpvB/TcaC N-terminal domain-containing protein — its product is MENQITATQLSLPKGGGAIQGIGETFQASEFTGTASLSIPIGTSSCRGFEPKISVDYSSGSGNGSFGLGFSLSIPNISRKTSKGLPQYDGYDTFLIFNGDDLVPIVGGKRERISHNIKYTVISYRPRTEGLFAQIEQWIAPEGDSFWRIVSSDNVTSIFGKTENTRIFDSENPSHIFEWLLSETFNPSGDRVVYEYKSENIDNVPNDLCEVNRSQTSNKYIERIKYGNVTPFQEGQNQVEQWLFEVVFDYGEYNLDSDTPYRPVQSWTNRQDPFSTYHAGFEIRTHRLCRSVLMFHRFEAEFGSEPILVKATRFSYDETPIVSLMTGVESVGYSYENGKYQTKSLPPLEFKYTEFKPTNHAFEPLLSEKGEFLPGLDLPPNYSLIDLYGEGIPGILYSDGKTTLYWEPEAKENGKDGAAVSYSPPQTPQAFPIERNVQGATQRLMDLTGNGQMNLVVSRGTTTGYYEANSDRTWQSFQTFPSFPTDFSNPENQLLDMTGDGLTDILRMDSDRIWIYPGKGKEGFGSPFSRNNKNDIPLARKGSESEIWQFTDIFGTGMQHLVRVTNGMVECWPSLGYGKFGQRVLLDHAPRFGKQMDASRLFLADLDGSGTADLIYVHSDRVEIWFNQSGNSFSEPITIPLQFPSSEGLGVGWAGGGFPSKWDPLNQIRFADIYGNGTTCLVFSDNHIKPRHWCYDFCQRRKPYLLNEINNNLGSKSTITYCSSTKFYLEDKKKGNPWIVNLPFPVQVVEKTESFDLISGSKMVSSYAYHHGYYDGVEREFRGFGLVERRDAETLEDLLKGDPPQPPLVRGEQEEALVRGEQEEALVSDPPQPPLVRGEQEVALVRGEQDGKDFYVPPILTKTWYHTGAWQRYGSLSRQYEKEYFQGDSQAYQFPDSIFADLNGEVDAQTSRQAYWTLKGMVLREEVYGLDGSDLEDKPYAVTETNYHVKLLQPKGDNKYGVYFVEPRETLSYHYERNPDDPRISHQFVLKVDEYGNVLRSCTVAYGRRQPTPNPTHPQPLPGGEQEGNQEGNVRPEQLSLKVVSEENRFINRKDINLLGVPLENNSYEITNLALKSGEQYFSFAEVDDYLEQVLESDASRLLSWQRHYYWSPEQEKSLPWGEVSPEALLYQTEVAEFYREQVQEAFTSALTQEQLEDLLSREGGYQLKENYWWNPGLTQTYNSADKFFLPKATIDPFGNATTYDYDAYNLLTVKVTDALSNEMVVENVDYQTLQVQRIRDINQNISEVLFDPMGMVTVTSFYGTENGESQGFGPLEDYQIKELPNLEELMANPQDYLQGAASYFYYDLFAWKDRNVPVHAVSLTTEDYGNNGRILTSIAYSDGFGRDLQSKVKVEGGLAFQFSQSIPQVPDLDPPKSPLKRGTMTQASPSRGKTHPLPLPRGESEERWLTSGRTVYNNKGNPVKQYEPYYLNTYEYVNNEILNQFGVSDTLYYDPLERVIRTETAKGFFSKVEFTPWEEKNYDVNDTVKDSSFYKSFLENYPDQPTEAQRNEKDALDKAAEFYDTPVIRVMDSLGRAFLEIDNGLTSYYNYDIQGRLLESIDPRLYASNLTQGTAYYNFRYRYGLRVGSEEEPVNPLVTDSTDGGVNLSLDNAMGNHLWNRSPRNFDQVIYYDELQRKVKIRTKGIKNDGTVATDNVVETFIYGESQPNAADYNLRGQLYQLRDQSGVITNSTYNLQGNSLETTRQLTKNYQDYVNWDDTVELEEEIYTNKFAFNGIQQLIAETTPDGSVKTNSYNRLGLLEKITVTLPDDTLQPIINDIEYDAKGQRLAVSYGNGVNTTYSYEETTWRLIKLSSTRSNRDRNGKERKSVIQDIAYTYDPVGNITRLKDNTYATVFYNNQKVEPLSDYTYDALYRLIEANGRQHPGINARTHHNNDQDGDFKQSKFVPLSDSNALEHYQESYTYDDGGNLIKTTHTAATNSWTRTQEIMPDSNRLKSVSSKNGFSESLPITYDRSGNQQQLNGNSTIKLTFNCCENLVRARIIERSNQPDDSDYYTYDSGEMRTRKVSERLVNGGAVIQKESKIYLGNYEVKRLQQNETTILERQTLRVMDDETCVAIFHYWEEPTPNPSQEGNLPRRGSGELVGTRKLRYQMDNHLGSVALEVDDDGQIISYEEYFPYGGTAFIAGKNQQEVKLKEYRYSGKERDDSTGLYYYGARYYAPWLGRWLKPDPAGTVDGFNLFEFVGGNPIIYLDEKGEMISRFISGNKPKITTSTGSIHTPILYYQYMPKLQFTSYQFFSTVSSVKKTKRKPHVPRNGGWWSGKPGNSIWYKTHFSDAQQKQLSQYGYLYNRGIPFKNDVPDFDEFAANTLDVKKEIGEELTGDHGKDYDLYLIALKSYLEKRDVRTTEKHLKKLLKGEYAVHHKEGNILQLLPISIHLFTPHTGGASKLKN